The Deltaproteobacteria bacterium region GTATCGCTTTTCGGCATATTGATGTTGGGCCTGGAGATAATCTTCCGAACGGCACCGCCGCAGTGGGGGCAGCGGGTAAGGGGGGCGTCTTTAATTGACTGCCTGATTTCGAAAATCCTGCCCGTCTTACAGGATCCATCTATATGTTCGTATTCGTAAATCGGCATCGAATGACCGCGCCTCCCAACGTCCCAACGGCAGAGCGGGCTATCTTCTCTGCATAAAGATCATCCTATCAATCGGAAGAAGTTTCAAGAAAGGCCCTGTACCCCTTGTAGGTCATGTAAAGATCCCCTTTGTGGGAGATCTCGAAGGGAGAATGCATGGATAGCACTGGAGGGCCGCAATCAATGATCTCCATTCCATAGACCGAGAGGAACTTCGAAACGGTGCCCCCGCCGCCGGCATCCACCTTCCCCAGCTCCCCGGTCTGCCAAACGACTCCCTGTTCACTGAACAAC contains the following coding sequences:
- a CDS encoding zinc ribbon domain-containing protein, which codes for MPIYEYEHIDGSCKTGRIFEIRQSIKDAPLTRCPHCGGAVRKIISRPNINMPKSDTELRDLGFTKLVKRDDGVYENVTARDGESRIVHRDQPATYPNLKKTITD